ACATCATCCGGTTCAGTCTCATCTACTGTTCCTTCGGGAAGATCTTTAGTTAGGTCATCCATGTTTTTCTGCATTAAATGAAACAGAAGAAATGTTTGATATACATAATAAGATAGATCCCTACAAACAATTCTGAGCAGTGTGATAATGGCCATGATGTAATTAACTGTAATATATAGTATGAGACGTGATTTTACAATACAGTTTTTAATTGTAGTTGATAATGGCCATGACGtactaattatatgtaatatacagAATAGATCCCTACAAACAGTTGATAATTACAGTTGCACACAACCACTCATACATATATATCAATCACTTCTATAATGCAATCTGAACTTAAAAATAATACTTACAATTGCGGTTTTAGCTGCTTCACACTTAGTAGCGCCTCCTTTGGAAAAACATTCTCGAAATATAGCCATTCGAGTTGGAGATTTACCCCCTTGAGcctgtttaaaaaaataaaaataaataagtaattacTAACAATGGATAACCTTATACTTTATATAGAAATAATTGTCACCCAAAATTACCTTGAGCTCTTCACGTATACGTGCATAACTCTTTTTACCGGTGACCTGCACCAACTTCTTTTTGGCCCGATTTGCTTTGTTTTTCGCACATTTCTCCCGAAATGGGAATTTTAAATATCGTATTATGAAAGCAACTAATGTGAATTTTTGCTCATACCTGAACCGTTTCAGCATTCCAATTAGTAACCATAATTACTAACAATGGATATCCTTATACTTTATATAGAAATAATTGTCACCTAAAATTACCTTGAGCTCTTCACGTATACGTGCATAACTCTTTTTACTGGTGACCTGCACCATCTTCTTTTTGGCCCGATTTGCTTTGTTTTTCTCACATTTCTCCCGAAATGGGAATTTTAAATATCGTATTACGAAAGCAATTAATGTGAATATTTGCTCATACTTGAAACGTTTCAGCATTCCAATTAGTAACCATAGTCTTCCATATATATCTTTCAGGTTCAGGTGGCCTTGATTTGACTTGCTTCCTAAATGATTTAGTTGAATCCCGGTATTTCTTCTTTAATCTTGCTCTCCAATTTTTCACTTTTCTAGCAATTGATCTTAGCATCCACGTATCAGCATGGGCTGGAATAACAAACTTTGACTGGATACAAAATATATTAATTAGTTGAGATAACCAAAATAGATTTTGTCATTAACATAcgaattaatattattacatactCTTATTTGTTTAAGCAACTCTTGCTTTTGATCTTTAGAAACTTTAGTCCATGTTAAATGAATTGGACAATGCTTGCAACTACGTGCAAGGGTTCCCAAGAAATGGGTGAGCTTACTAGTGTTGGCACAAATAGGTTGACCGAGTTGATTAACAGCTACAGTACGTAATTCGACAGCCATGTTTTTTATTCCAAACATCGGGCATACTTGTAGGTCCTCTCTTTCTTCTTTCTTCTGGGAAGCACTTCATCTGAAAAAGTGAACATGATTTAGAATATGTGTATACAATTAATATATAGTATAAC
The window above is part of the Rutidosis leptorrhynchoides isolate AG116_Rl617_1_P2 chromosome 1, CSIRO_AGI_Rlap_v1, whole genome shotgun sequence genome. Proteins encoded here:
- the LOC139903018 gene encoding uncharacterized protein codes for the protein MAVELRTVAVNQLGQPICANTSKLTHFLGTLARSCKHCPIHLTWTKVSKDQKQELLKQIRSKFVIPAHADTWMLRSIARKVKNWRARLKKKYRDSTKSFRKQVKSRPPEPERYIWKTMVTNWNAETFQKCEKNKANRAKKKMVQVTSKKSYARIREELKKCAKNKANRAKKKLVQVTGKKSYARIREELKAQGGKSPTRMAIFRECFSKGGATKCEAAKTAIKNMDDLTKDLPEGTVDETEPDDVFSKVVGNNKYVAADMYGLGGKKADLWGKIPSRNAVLIENIKLKSDNEVLVKENTNLKVALLDKNGSIVEDNTGSQGFIIVNVPPRPRLKVGDEVFLHNIVIYEKVAKAWLRSMDPTTVVGGIEIGEDWCSVEAHGIIKRGSLLVRPFDLFMRVEDAGGGTVGLSVSKSFESDELNHTNFFNNLFWNNLHTQSPNDEERVGRREYCDGDGSSDNDHVNDHSPIATLVDSTTSPEGNNELNQT